One part of the Arabidopsis thaliana chromosome 4, partial sequence genome encodes these proteins:
- a CDS encoding signal transducer, putative (DUF3550/UPF0682), with the protein MAGEDVSSNFRALVENADRKFARVRDLPAFGRAQSHYFQKVFKAYMKLWNYQQSHRSKLVESGLNRWEIGEIASRIGQLYFSQYMRTSEARFLLEAFVFYEAILKRSYFDEAQGKDLGARFKELRFYARFLLVSLIVDRKQMLLHLADKLRLLVDHSISNFRETNFKEWRLVVQEITRFIESDTNLTYLRPLRYCAMLDSYPASQTYLARFHAKKLFKFRDALLASYHRNEVKYAEVTLDTYRMMQCLEWEPSGSFYQKKPVEAKENGFVVDHTLTSGLIDMNLAADMADPSLPPNPRKAILYRPTVSHLLAVLAMICDELSPETVMLLYLSASGGPARENVAQPENSVGSSRTSKSKLLARASQEQKSYKSEPHSNGKLMSAEYYENHLWLGPRGGSSGSNNLYPGDLIPFTRKPLFLIIDSDTSRAFKAGFGRRRERRACCYASFSSEAIIREPIY; encoded by the exons ATGGCGGGTGAAGATGTTTCAAGCAATTTCCGAGCTTTGGTGGAGAACGCAGACCGGAAATTCGCAAGAGTTCGCGATCTTCCGGCGTTTGGAAGAGCACAGAGTCATTACTTCCAAAAGGTGTTCAAAGCTTATATGAAACTATGGAACTATCAGCAATCTCATAGGTCAAAGCTGGTCGAGTCCGGTTTAAACCGATGGGAAATCGGCGAGATCGCGAGCCGGATTGGTCAGCTTTACTTTAGTCAATACATGAGGACTAGTGAAGCTAGGTTTCTTCTTGaggcttttgttttctatgaaGCGATTTTGAAAAGGAGCTACTTTGATGAAGCTCAGGGGAAAGATCTTGGTGCTCGATTTAAGGAGTTACGCTTCTATGCCAGGTTTCTGCTTGTTTCGTTGATTGTTGATCGGAAACAAATGCTTTTGCACTTAGCTGACAAGCTTAGGCTTTTGGTTGATCACAGCATATCCAATTTTAGG GAGACAAACTTTAAGGAGTGGAGGCTAGTTGTGCAAGAAATCACTCGCTTTATAGAATCTGATACAAATTTAACTTATCTCAGGCCTCTACGTTACTGTGCAATGCTTGATTCATATCCAGCTTCTCAAACTTATCTTGCGCGCTTCCACGCTAAGAAATTGTTTAAGTTTCGTGATGCTCTCTTGGCAAGTTATCACCGTAATGAG GTGAAATATGCTGAAGTGACGTTGGATACGTATAGAATGATGCAGTGTTTAGAATGGGAACCCAGTGGatctttttaccaaaaaaagccTGTTGAAGCCAAGGAGAATGGGTTTGTGGTTGATCATACTTTAACTTCTGGGCTTATAGATATGAACTTGGCTGCTGATATGGCTGATCCATCATTACCTCCTAATCCTAGGAAAGCTATTCTTTATCGTCCCACAGTATCACACTTACTAGCG GTCTTGGCAATGATTTGTGATGAGCTCTCTCCAGAGACTGTGATGCTGTTATATTTGTCAGCTTCag GTGGTCCTGCTCGTGAAAATGTTGCGCAACCAGAGAACTCTGTCGGTTCAAGCAGAACATCAAAAAGCAAGCTGCTTGCCCGAGCTTCCCAAGAACAGAAAAGTTACAAGTCAGAACCTCATAGCAATGGAAAACTAATGTCGGCTGAGTACTATGAAAATCACCTCTGGTTAGGTCCTAGAGGAGGAAGCTCTG GTTCAAACAACCTTTACCCTGGTGACCTAATCCCTTTTACACGGAAACCACTTTTCTTGATCATTGATAGCGACACTAGCCGTGCATTCAAGGCAG GTTTTGGGCGGCGCAGAGAGAGGCGAGCCTGTTGCTatgcttctttctcctctGAAGCCATCATTCGAGAACCCATCTACTGA
- the HB16 gene encoding homeobox protein 16 (homeobox protein 16 (HB16); FUNCTIONS IN: sequence-specific DNA binding, transcription activator activity, sequence-specific DNA binding transcription factor activity; INVOLVED IN: in 6 processes; LOCATED IN: nucleus; EXPRESSED IN: 23 plant structures; EXPRESSED DURING: 13 growth stages; CONTAINS InterPro DOMAIN/s: Homeobox, conserved site (InterPro:IPR017970), Homeobox (InterPro:IPR001356), Homeodomain-like (InterPro:IPR009057), Helix-turn-helix motif, lambda-like repressor (InterPro:IPR000047), Leucine zipper, homeobox-associated (InterPro:IPR003106), Homeodomain-related (InterPro:IPR012287); BEST Arabidopsis thaliana protein match is: homeobox protein 6 (TAIR:AT2G22430.1); Has 9713 Blast hits to 9689 proteins in 534 species: Archae - 2; Bacteria - 4; Metazoa - 7673; Fungi - 210; Plants - 1646; Viruses - 5; Other Eukaryotes - 173 (source: NCBI BLink).), which produces MKRLSSSDSMCGLISTSTDEQSPRGYGSNYQSMLEGYDEDATLIEEYSGNHHHMGLSEKKRRLKVDQVKALEKNFELENKLEPERKTKLAQELGLQPRQVAVWFQNRRARWKTKQLEKDYGVLKGQYDSLRHNFDSLRRDNDSLLQEISKIKAKVNGEEDNNNNKAITEGVKEEEVHKTDSIPSSPLQFLEHSSGFNYRRSFTDLRDLLPNSTVVEAGSSDSCDSSAVLNDETSSDNGRLTPPVTVTGGSFLQFVKTEQTEDHEDFLSGEEACGFFSDEQPPSLHWYSASDHWT; this is translated from the exons ATGAAGAGACTAAGCAGCTCAGATTCAATGTGTGGTCTAATCTCCACTTCTACAG ATGAACAGAGTCCAAGAGGGTACGGAAGTAATTACCAATCTATGCTTGAAGGTTACGATGAAGATGCTACACTAATCGAGGAATATTCCGGCAACCACCACCACATGGGTctatcggagaagaagagaagattaaAAGTTGACCAAGTCAAAGCTCTTGAGAAGAATTTCGAACTTGAGAATAAACTCGAACCTGAGAGGAAAACTAAATTAGCACAAGAGCTTGGACTTCAACCTCGTCAAGTAGCTGTTTGGTTTCAGAACCGTCGTGCACggtggaaaacaaaacagctTGAAAAAGATTACGGTGTTCTTAAGGGTCAATACGATTCTCTCCGCCACAATTTCGATTCTCTCCGCCGTGACAATGATTCCCTTCTCCAAGAG ATTAGTAAAATCAAAGCTAAGGTAAAcggtgaagaagataacaacaacaacaaagctATTACGGAGGGTGTTAAGGAAGAGGAAGTTCACAAGACGGATTCGATTCCTTCGTCTCCTCTGCAGTTTCTAGAACATTCCTCTGGTTTTAACTACCGGCGAAGCTTCACTGACCTCCGTGACCTTCTACCGAATTCCACCGTTGTCGAGGCTGGATCTTCCGATAGTTGCGATTCAAGCGCCGTTCTTAACGACGAAACAAGTTCTGATAACGGAAGATTGACGCCGCCTGTGACGGTTACTGGCGGGAGTTTCTTACAGTTtgtgaaaacagagcaaacagAGGATCACGAGGATTTTCTAAGCGGTGAAGAAGCTTGTGGTTTCTTCTCCGATGAACAGCCGCCGTCACTTCATTGGTACTCTGCTTCAGATCATTGGACTTGA
- a CDS encoding RING/U-box superfamily protein (RING/U-box superfamily protein; FUNCTIONS IN: zinc ion binding; EXPRESSED IN: 9 plant structures; EXPRESSED DURING: 4 anthesis, petal differentiation and expansion stage; CONTAINS InterPro DOMAIN/s: Zinc finger, RING-type (InterPro:IPR001841), Zinc finger, C3HC4 RING-type (InterPro:IPR018957); BEST Arabidopsis thaliana protein match is: RING/U-box superfamily protein (TAIR:AT3G05200.1); Has 9770 Blast hits to 9744 proteins in 297 species: Archae - 0; Bacteria - 0; Metazoa - 2524; Fungi - 782; Plants - 4953; Viruses - 74; Other Eukaryotes - 1437 (source: NCBI BLink).) encodes MMTRVECFNPHRWIILHVAIIIQSKANAQSFSPSPPDLQTGHTPSKTTVFAVLVTLFFLTGLLSVYIRHCARSNPDSSTRYFRNRANDGSSRRGGLDNAVVESFPVFAYSSVKESKIGSKDLECAICLNELEDHETVRLLPICNHLFHIDCIDTWLYSHATCPVCRSNLTAKSNKPGDEDDGVPLAAMRDHVVVDIETVEVAKSHHRRLSSEISGKFPRSNSTGHSMDRFSDGTERFTLRLPDDVKMRLMAVKGRRLKRTRSFDVDLTAEHYCRSGEESSNTIGSGAKSGRVNWPDRWGLTLFVSKSNSGSVRSQKSNGEPLK; translated from the coding sequence ATGATGACACGCGTCGAGTGTTTTAATCCTCACCGTTGGATTATCTTACACGTGGCAATCATCATACAGAGCAAAGCCAATGCCCAATCTTTCTCACCGAGTCCACCCGACTTGCAAACGGGTCACACTCCGTCGAAGACCACCGTCTTCGCCGTTCTCGTAaccctcttcttcctcaccgGATTACTCTCCGTCTATATTCGCCATTGCGCTCGCTCTAATCCTGATTCCTCCACCAGATACTTCCGCAACCGAGCTAACGACGGCAGTTCACGGCGAGGCGGTCTTGACAACGCCGTCGTCGAAAGCTTCCCTGTTTTCGCTTACTCCTCTGTTAAAGAATCCAAAATCGGATCCAAGGATTTAGAATGTGCGATTTGTCTCAACGAATTAGAAGATCATGAAACAGTGCGATTGCTTCCGATTTGTAACCATTTGTTCCATATCGATTGTATCGATACTTGGCTTTACTCGCACGCAACTTGCCCTGTTTGCAGATCTAATCTCACCGCGAAATCGAATAAACCCGGCGATGAAGACGACGGTGTTCCGTTAGCAGCGATGAGAGACCACGTCGTGGTTGATATTGAGACCGTTGAGGTAGCGAAAAGCCACCACCGACGGTTGAGTTCTGAAATCTCCGGTAAGTTTCCGAGATCGAATTCGACGGGTCATTCGATGGATCGATTCAGTGACGGCACAGAGAGGTTTACTCTGCGGTTACCAGATGATGTAAAGATGCGATTAATGGCGGTGAAAGGACGTAGGTTGAAACGAACGAGAAGCTTTGACGTTGATTTGACGGCGGAACACTATTGCCGGAGCGGTGAGGAAAGCAGTAACACGATCGGGTCTGGTGCGAAGTCGGGTCGGGTCAACTGGCCGGATCGATGGGGTTTGACTTTGTTCGTTTCGAAGTCAAACTCGGGTTCCGTTAGATCACAGAAATCTAACGGTGAACCGTTGAAATGA
- a CDS encoding ENTH/ANTH/VHS superfamily protein (ENTH/ANTH/VHS superfamily protein; FUNCTIONS IN: phospholipid binding, binding; INVOLVED IN: biological_process unknown; LOCATED IN: chloroplast; EXPRESSED IN: 9 plant structures; EXPRESSED DURING: 6 growth stages; CONTAINS InterPro DOMAIN/s: Epsin-like, N-terminal (InterPro:IPR013809), ANTH (InterPro:IPR011417), ENTH/VHS (InterPro:IPR008942); BEST Arabidopsis thaliana protein match is: ENTH/ANTH/VHS superfamily protein (TAIR:AT5G10410.1); Has 479 Blast hits to 479 proteins in 43 species: Archae - 0; Bacteria - 0; Metazoa - 157; Fungi - 0; Plants - 318; Viruses - 0; Other Eukaryotes - 4 (source: NCBI BLink).), which produces MGRITSFADLIGRIKDKASQSKAALVSSNTKSKTLSFHLSVLRATTHDPSTPPGNRHLAVILSAGTGSRATASSAVESIMERLHTTGDACVALKSLIIIHHIVKHGRFILQDQLSVFPASGGRNYLKLSAFRDEKSPLMWELSSWVRWYALYLEHLLSTSRIMGFFISSTSSTIHKEEYEEMVSSLTNSDLLREIDALVGLLEEACKIPDLPFSGGKSLADKITQLVGEDYVSSINELYTRFNEFKERSNTLSFGDTIELVCALKRLESCKERLSEICHGNWKRGWIDGFWGLVLEVKGIIGNLEDNYGQIEKSIVGFGKRDKGYESARFTDRLIIGYSNPVRFSSGRFSNVDRFNFPVSGRVLC; this is translated from the exons ATGGGAAGAATAACAAGTTTTGCAGATCTAATAGGTAGAATCAAAGACAAAGCTTCTCAAAGCAAAGCTGCTTTAGTATCATCAAACACTAAAAgcaaaactctctctttccaTCTCTCTGTCCTCCGTGCCACTACTCATGACCCTTCAACGCCGCCGGGGAATCGTCACCTCGCCGTTATTCTCTCCGCCGGTACTGGCTCACGAGCCACCGCTTCTTCAGCTGTCGAATCCATAATGGAACGTCTTCACACCACCGGAGATGCTTGCGTAGCTCTCAAGTCTTTGATCATTATCCATCACATCGTCAAACACGGTCGTTTCATCCTCCAAGATCAGCTCTCTGTATTTCCAGCTTCCGGTGGTCGGAATTATCTGAAACTTTCTGCTTTTAGAGATGAGAAATCTCCTTTGATGTGGGAGCTTTCTTCTTGGGTCCGATG GTACGCTTTATATCTTGAGCATCTATTATCAACTTCAAGAATCATGGGATTTTTCATATCTTCAACATCGAGTACAATTCACAAAGAGGAATACGAAGAAATGGTTTCTTCTCTTACCAACTCTGATCTGCTTCGTGAGATCGATGCTCTCGTTGGTCTACTAGAAGAAGCATGTAAAATTCCGGATCTACCCTTCTCCGGTGGGAAATCCCTCGCAGACAAAATCACTCAGTTGGTAGGAGAAGACTACGTGTCTTCGATCAACGAGCTTTACACGAGATTCAACGAGTTTAAAGAACGATCCAACACTTTGAGCTTTGGAGATACGATCGAGCTTGTCTGTGCTTTGAAGCGGCTCGAGAGTTGTAAAGAGAGGTTGTCTGAAATCTGCCATGGGAATTGGAAGAGAGGTTGGATTGATGGGTTCTGGGGTTTGGTTCTTGAGGTCAAGGGTATTATTGGTAATTTAGAGGATAATTATGGGCAGATTGAGAAATCGATTGTTGGGTTTGGGAAGAGGGATAAAGGATACGAATCGGCTCGGTTTACTGATCGGTTAATTATCGGTTATAGTAATCCTGTTCGGTTTTCTTCGGGTAGATTTTCGAATGTTGATCGGTTTAATTTTCCGGTTTCTGGTCGAGTGTTGTGTTGA
- the AGP3 gene encoding arabinogalactan protein 3 (arabinogalactan protein 3 (AGP3); INVOLVED IN: multicellular organismal development; LOCATED IN: endomembrane system; EXPRESSED IN: shoot apex, hypocotyl, root, egg cell; BEST Arabidopsis thaliana protein match is: arabinogalactan protein 2 (TAIR:AT2G22470.1); Has 53677 Blast hits to 24644 proteins in 1622 species: Archae - 295; Bacteria - 15288; Metazoa - 12859; Fungi - 4384; Plants - 9001; Viruses - 2001; Other Eukaryotes - 9849 (source: NCBI BLink).), which translates to MALKTLQALIFLGLFAASCLAQAPAPAPITFLPPVESPSPVVTPTAEPPAPVASPPIPANEPTPVPTTPPTVSPPTTSPTTSPVASPPKPYALAPGPSGPTPAPAPAPRADGPVADSALTNKAFLVSTVIAGALYAVLA; encoded by the coding sequence ATGGCTCTTAAGACATTGCAAGCTCTGATCTTTCTTGGTCTATTTGCCGCCTCATGTCTAGCTCAAGCTCCGGCTCCGGCACCTATCACGTTTCTCCCTCCGGTAGAGTCTCCTTCTCCAGTTGTTACACCAACTGCAGAACCACCGGCTCCCGTTGCTTCACCCCCTATTCCAGCCAACGAACCCACTCCGGTTCCAACAACTCCACCAACCGTCTCACCCCCGACCACGTCGCCCACAACTTCCCCTGTCGCTTCTCCTCCTAAACCATATGCTTTGGCTCCAGGCCCATCAGGTCCAACACCAGCTCCGGCCCCCGCTCCTAGAGCAGACGGGCCGGTAGCTGACTCAGCATTGACTAACAAAGCTTTCCTTGTTAGCACAGTCATTGCCGGAGCCTTGTACGCCGTTTTGGCTTAA
- the PRSL1 gene encoding GRAM domain family protein (GRAM domain family protein; CONTAINS InterPro DOMAIN/s: GRAM (InterPro:IPR004182); BEST Arabidopsis thaliana protein match is: GRAM domain family protein (TAIR:AT2G22475.1); Has 358 Blast hits to 358 proteins in 24 species: Archae - 0; Bacteria - 0; Metazoa - 0; Fungi - 0; Plants - 357; Viruses - 0; Other Eukaryotes - 1 (source: NCBI BLink).), with the protein MNLLRYTSKSIQKAIEHRIEHRPDRENLHWNPELVSESPAPDEKALSSSSAARSNPYVARAPTETSDASLKETMESVKGVLGRWGRRVGEAAMKAESLAGNTWQHPLRAAMGRIAQSTKVLAEGGYEKIFRQTFETVPEEQLQNSFACYLSTSAGPVMGVLYVVIPLHQLKSVNPSISTVNPAEKYIQVISVDDHEFWFMGFLNYEGAVTSLQDTLQAGASVCVI; encoded by the exons ATGAATCTACTACGCTACACGTCGAAATCGATTCAAAAGGCGATCGAGCACCGAATCGAACATCGTCCGGATCGAGAAAATCTCCATTGGAATCCCGAATTGGTTTCTGAATCTCCCGCACCGGATGAGAAGGCCTTATCCTCATCTTCTGCCGCGAGATCTAATCCGTACGTCGCTCGTGCTCCTACTGAAACTTCGGATGCCTCGTTGAAAG AAACGATGGAATCTGTGAAAGGTGTGCTTGGGAGATGGGGAAGGAGGGTTGGAGAAGCTGCAATGAAGGCAGAGAGCCTTGCCGGGAACACGTGGCAACACC CTTTGCGTGCTGCAATGGGAAGAATTGCACAAAGTACAAAGGTTCTGGCAGAAGGAGGATATGAGAAAATTTTCAGGCAAACCTTTGAAACTGTTCCAGAGGAGCAACTGCAAAATTCATTTGCGTGCTACTTATCAACATCAGCTGGTCCAGTCATGGGAGTTCTTTAC GTAGTAATCCCATTACATCAGCTTAAATCGGTTAACCCTTCGATAAGCACAGTTAATCCTGCAGAAAAGTACATCCAGGTAATCTCGGTCGACGACCATGAGTTTTGGTTCATGGGTTTCTTAAACTACGAAGGCGCTGTTACATCTCTACAAGATACATTGCAAGCCGGTGCCTCAGTCTGTGTGATATAA